The following are encoded together in the Anaerostipes caccae L1-92 genome:
- a CDS encoding FAD-binding oxidoreductase — MSEYEYGRVTQEIIDRLNEITPRRVYTGDEINDDFTHDEMSIYGKAKPEAVVEPLTTEEAAAVMKLCNEHKIPVTPSGARTGLVGGAVSIHGGIILSITKMNKILGYDKENFVVTIQPGVLLNDLAEDAEKQGLLYPPDPGEKFATVGGNVATNAGGMRAVKYGTTRDYVRAMTVVLPTGEIVKLGATVSKTSSGYSLLNLMIGSEGTLGVITELTLKLIPQPKAVISLIIPYETLEDCIATVPQFFMNHLHPQALEFMEKDVVMDTEKFLGKKVYPKEMEGVEVGAYLLATFDGDSEEQLEDIIEAASEIVLEAGAIDVLVADTPALKRDAWAVRSALLEAIEADTVLLDECDVVVPTNKIAEFLTYTKSLEAEADFRVKSFGHAGDGNLHIYTCSNDMQEEEFRKQVSVFMKKVYEKATEFGGLISGEHGIGHGKLDYLAESVGPVSMRIMEGVKTVFDPNMILNPGKVCYKL; from the coding sequence ATGAGCGAATATGAATATGGCAGAGTGACACAGGAGATCATTGACCGTCTGAATGAGATTACACCCAGACGTGTCTATACGGGAGACGAGATCAATGATGATTTTACCCATGACGAAATGTCAATCTACGGAAAGGCAAAACCCGAAGCGGTAGTAGAACCACTGACGACAGAAGAAGCTGCAGCGGTAATGAAGCTTTGTAATGAACACAAAATTCCTGTGACGCCAAGCGGGGCCAGAACCGGGCTGGTGGGAGGAGCTGTCAGCATCCATGGAGGAATCATACTGTCCATCACAAAGATGAACAAGATCCTCGGCTATGATAAAGAAAATTTTGTCGTGACCATACAGCCCGGAGTTCTGTTAAATGACCTGGCGGAAGATGCAGAAAAACAGGGGCTTTTGTATCCGCCGGACCCGGGAGAAAAATTTGCGACCGTAGGCGGAAATGTAGCAACCAATGCCGGCGGCATGAGGGCAGTAAAATACGGTACGACGAGAGATTATGTCAGGGCGATGACCGTCGTTCTTCCCACAGGTGAGATTGTCAAATTGGGGGCGACAGTTTCTAAAACCAGTTCCGGATACAGCCTGCTGAATCTGATGATCGGATCGGAAGGGACATTGGGAGTCATCACAGAGCTGACGCTGAAATTGATTCCTCAGCCCAAAGCGGTCATCAGCCTGATCATTCCTTATGAAACATTGGAAGACTGCATTGCAACAGTGCCTCAGTTTTTCATGAACCATCTGCATCCGCAGGCTCTGGAGTTCATGGAAAAAGATGTCGTCATGGATACGGAGAAATTTCTGGGAAAGAAGGTTTATCCAAAAGAAATGGAAGGCGTGGAAGTCGGTGCGTATCTGCTGGCTACCTTTGACGGAGATTCGGAAGAACAGCTGGAAGATATCATAGAGGCAGCCTCTGAGATTGTCTTGGAGGCGGGAGCCATTGATGTTCTGGTAGCCGATACACCGGCACTGAAACGTGACGCGTGGGCTGTGAGAAGCGCTCTTTTAGAGGCCATTGAGGCGGATACTGTACTTTTGGATGAATGTGATGTGGTAGTGCCCACAAATAAAATCGCAGAGTTCCTGACCTACACAAAATCACTGGAAGCGGAAGCAGATTTCCGGGTAAAAAGTTTTGGTCATGCCGGGGACGGAAATCTGCATATTTATACATGCAGCAATGACATGCAGGAGGAGGAATTCAGAAAGCAAGTATCAGTATTTATGAAAAAAGTATACGAAAAAGCCACGGAATTCGGAGGACTGATCTCCGGAGAACACGGCATCGGACACGGAAAGCTCGACTATCTGGCAGAATCTGTGGGACCGGTCAGCATGCGTATCATGGAAGGCGTAAAAACTGTTTTTGATCCGAATATGATCCTGAATCCGGGCAAAGTCTGTTACAAGCTGTAA
- the larA gene encoding nickel-dependent lactate racemase produces MKTINLPYGKGKLTIEIPEERLAGILLSKAHDYQAKMEEEELVKDALLHPVGTPRLKELVRGKDNIVMIASDHTRPVPSKVIMPAVLEEIKQGNPGAKVTVLIATGFHRPTTREELISKFGEETVDHPDIRFVVHESGKQEDMVSLGKLPSGGELLINKIAWEADLLISEGFIEPHFFAGFSGGRKSVLPGVSSRTTVLANHCSEFIDDPHARTGILEGNPIHRDMIYAAGKAKLAFIINVVLDENKKVIEAFAGHYEKAHEKGCRFVDQLSGVDAVPSDIVISTNGGYPLDQNIYQSVKGMTAAEATCQPGGVIIMAASCIDGHGGKELYDTFAKEKDKEKIMQRFLATDRNSTVPDQWESQILCRILLKYKVILVTQAPKDMVEEMQMDYADSVEDAIRMADEYLGRENSKITVIPDGVAVIVRNRN; encoded by the coding sequence ATGAAAACGATAAACCTTCCCTATGGAAAAGGGAAATTAACGATTGAGATCCCGGAGGAACGGCTGGCGGGAATCCTCTTATCAAAAGCTCATGACTATCAGGCCAAAATGGAGGAAGAAGAACTGGTAAAAGATGCCCTGCTGCATCCGGTGGGAACACCGAGGCTTAAAGAGCTGGTCAGGGGAAAAGACAATATTGTGATGATTGCCAGCGACCATACCCGTCCGGTTCCGAGCAAGGTGATCATGCCGGCTGTTTTGGAGGAGATCAAGCAGGGAAATCCCGGCGCAAAGGTGACAGTTTTAATCGCCACAGGGTTTCACCGTCCTACCACAAGGGAAGAACTGATCTCAAAATTTGGAGAAGAAACAGTGGATCACCCGGACATTAGATTCGTGGTGCATGAAAGCGGAAAACAGGAAGATATGGTAAGTCTGGGGAAACTTCCGTCCGGAGGGGAACTTCTGATCAATAAAATCGCCTGGGAAGCCGATCTTCTGATCTCGGAAGGATTCATTGAACCTCACTTTTTTGCAGGTTTTTCCGGAGGAAGAAAGAGCGTGCTGCCGGGAGTCTCCAGCAGAACAACAGTACTGGCCAACCACTGCTCGGAGTTTATTGATGATCCCCATGCCAGAACTGGAATTCTTGAAGGAAACCCTATTCACAGAGATATGATCTACGCGGCCGGAAAGGCAAAACTTGCTTTTATCATAAACGTTGTGCTGGATGAAAATAAAAAGGTGATCGAGGCATTTGCCGGACATTATGAAAAAGCTCATGAAAAGGGATGCCGGTTCGTGGATCAGCTTTCAGGAGTGGACGCAGTACCTTCCGATATTGTCATATCCACCAATGGGGGATACCCTCTGGATCAGAATATTTATCAGTCAGTCAAGGGCATGACGGCGGCGGAAGCCACCTGCCAGCCGGGCGGAGTGATTATTATGGCTGCAAGCTGTATTGACGGACATGGTGGTAAGGAGTTGTATGATACTTTTGCAAAAGAAAAAGATAAGGAAAAGATCATGCAGAGATTCCTGGCTACAGACAGGAACTCTACTGTGCCTGATCAATGGGAGTCCCAGATCTTATGCCGTATCCTGTTAAAGTATAAAGTTATCCTGGTGACACAGGCTCCGAAGGATATGGTAGAGGAGATGCAGATGGACTATGCTGACAGCGTAGAAGATGCGATCCGCATGGCCGATGAATATTTGGGCAGAGAAAACAGTAAGATCACTGTAATACCGGACGGCGTAGCAGTGATTGTAAGAAATAGAAACTGA
- a CDS encoding acyl-CoA dehydrogenase family protein codes for MAYLISEEANDLLQDVREFCENEVKEQCKEFDRSGEWPKEIYDKAIEMQLHSLEVPEEYGGPGLSRVDVAALIEEMAIADAGFATTISASGLGTKPVLIAGNEEQKKHVCDQIIEGGFGAFCLTEPGAGSDAGAGTTTAVKDGDEYILNGRKCFITNGGIASFYCITAMTDKSKGVKGISMFLVDAGTPGLSTGNEEDKMGIRTSNTCDVVLEDCRIPAKNLIGAEGKGFGIAMKTLDQARAWMGCVAAGIAQRGINEAIAYGKERIQFGKPIIKNQALQFKIADMAIKTETARQMVAHALTRMDLGLSHSKEAAIAKCYASDIAMEVASEAIQMFGGYGYSREYPVEKLLRDAKIFQIFEGSNEIQRIVIANNTIGR; via the coding sequence ATGGCATATTTAATTTCAGAAGAAGCAAACGATTTACTGCAGGACGTAAGAGAGTTTTGTGAGAATGAAGTCAAAGAACAGTGTAAAGAATTTGACCGTTCAGGAGAATGGCCGAAGGAGATCTATGATAAAGCGATTGAGATGCAGCTTCATTCTCTTGAGGTTCCGGAAGAATACGGCGGACCCGGACTTTCCAGAGTGGATGTGGCTGCGCTGATCGAGGAGATGGCTATCGCGGACGCAGGATTTGCCACCACGATTTCTGCCAGCGGGCTGGGAACAAAACCGGTTTTAATCGCAGGGAACGAAGAACAAAAAAAGCATGTCTGTGATCAGATCATCGAGGGCGGATTCGGAGCATTCTGCCTTACTGAGCCTGGAGCAGGTTCCGATGCAGGAGCAGGTACAACAACTGCAGTGAAAGACGGAGACGAATACATACTGAATGGAAGAAAATGCTTTATCACAAACGGCGGAATCGCTTCCTTCTACTGTATTACGGCTATGACCGATAAAAGCAAAGGTGTAAAAGGCATCTCCATGTTCCTTGTAGATGCAGGAACACCGGGACTGAGCACTGGCAATGAAGAAGATAAGATGGGAATTCGTACATCGAATACCTGCGATGTGGTTTTGGAAGACTGCCGGATTCCGGCCAAAAACCTGATCGGAGCGGAAGGAAAAGGTTTTGGCATTGCTATGAAGACTCTTGACCAGGCCAGGGCATGGATGGGATGTGTCGCAGCAGGAATCGCACAGAGGGGCATCAATGAGGCTATTGCCTACGGAAAAGAAAGAATCCAGTTTGGAAAACCGATCATCAAAAATCAGGCACTGCAGTTTAAGATTGCGGATATGGCGATCAAGACAGAGACAGCCCGCCAGATGGTTGCCCATGCACTGACAAGGATGGATCTTGGACTTTCTCATTCTAAGGAAGCAGCTATTGCAAAATGCTACGCCAGTGATATTGCCATGGAAGTGGCATCAGAAGCCATTCAGATGTTCGGCGGATACGGATACAGCAGAGAATATCCGGTAGAAAAACTTCTCCGTGACGCGAAGATCTTTCAGATTTTCGAGGGAAGCAATGAAATCCAGAGAATCGTCATTGCGAACAATACCATCGGCAGATAA
- a CDS encoding electron transfer flavoprotein subunit beta/FixA family protein, with amino-acid sequence MNILVCIKQVPESNKVEVDPKTGVLKRNGAASKMNPYDLYALETAMRLKEELGGEVSVITMGPPQAAQVIREAYAMGADHGTLISDRRFGGADVLATSYTLAQGIKKMGDFDLILCGKQTTDGDTAQVGPEISEWLGIPSVSNVRKITEADGQNITVEMDMPDDIEITRIAYPCLLAVDKDIFQPRLPSYVRKTEKADTEITMLSLDDMDDRDETHYGLNGSPTQVQKIFPPETNHHRELWNEEGSILSEKLFQKVKELKFV; translated from the coding sequence ATGAATATTTTAGTTTGTATCAAACAGGTGCCGGAGTCCAATAAGGTAGAGGTTGATCCAAAAACGGGAGTCCTGAAAAGAAACGGGGCAGCGTCCAAAATGAATCCCTATGATCTCTACGCGTTGGAGACAGCCATGCGGTTAAAGGAAGAACTGGGAGGGGAAGTCAGTGTGATCACAATGGGACCTCCTCAGGCGGCTCAGGTGATAAGGGAAGCCTATGCGATGGGAGCCGATCACGGAACTTTGATTTCCGACCGGAGATTCGGGGGAGCCGATGTGCTGGCCACAAGCTATACCCTGGCTCAGGGGATCAAAAAGATGGGAGATTTTGACCTGATTCTGTGCGGGAAACAGACCACAGACGGTGATACAGCCCAGGTTGGACCGGAGATCTCCGAATGGCTTGGTATCCCGAGTGTATCAAATGTAAGAAAAATCACCGAGGCAGACGGACAAAATATTACAGTTGAGATGGATATGCCGGACGACATTGAGATCACAAGGATTGCCTATCCCTGTCTTCTGGCAGTGGATAAAGACATTTTCCAGCCAAGACTTCCTTCTTACGTGAGAAAAACCGAGAAAGCAGATACGGAAATCACTATGCTCAGCCTGGATGACATGGACGACAGAGATGAGACTCATTACGGACTGAATGGTTCACCCACACAGGTTCAGAAGATTTTCCCTCCGGAAACGAACCACCATAGGGAACTCTGGAACGAGGAAGGCAGTATCCTTTCAGAAAAACTCTTTCAAAAAGTGAAAGAACTGAAATTTGTATAG
- a CDS encoding electron transfer flavoprotein subunit beta/FixA family protein, with translation MEILVCVKQVPDDSVEVHLTAEGKPDLANITPVVNAFDTYALEMAARLKEAGEGEITVLCIGGEEARNSLKNCLAVGADHAYLVRDDRFDGSDSRGISHILMCAAKKIEEDTGKKFDLIFCGKEATDAALGQVGAELSELLGTGVITNVIGVEFEEGQVCAKQETEEGYRLIETASPCVLTVTKPDYDPRYPTIKNKMAARKKPIGTIKAEDLSMLELEKTGEDGAFVKTLKLYEPPKKEAGIKIQEETAQDSAFKAVAMMADAKVF, from the coding sequence ATGGAAATTTTAGTATGTGTGAAACAGGTGCCGGATGATTCTGTGGAAGTACATTTGACAGCAGAAGGGAAGCCGGATCTTGCAAACATCACACCTGTAGTCAATGCGTTTGACACCTATGCGCTGGAGATGGCTGCACGCCTGAAGGAAGCCGGGGAAGGGGAGATCACCGTCCTGTGCATCGGCGGTGAGGAAGCCAGAAATTCATTAAAAAACTGTCTCGCAGTAGGAGCAGACCATGCATATTTGGTACGGGATGACCGGTTTGACGGTTCGGATTCCAGGGGAATCAGCCATATCCTGATGTGTGCCGCCAAAAAGATTGAGGAAGACACCGGAAAGAAGTTTGATCTGATCTTCTGCGGGAAAGAGGCTACCGACGCTGCCCTGGGACAGGTGGGAGCAGAACTCTCCGAACTGCTGGGCACCGGTGTTATCACCAACGTGATCGGGGTCGAATTCGAAGAAGGACAGGTGTGCGCCAAACAGGAGACGGAAGAAGGCTACCGTCTTATCGAGACAGCGTCTCCGTGTGTTCTGACTGTTACAAAACCGGATTATGACCCGAGATATCCGACGATTAAAAATAAGATGGCAGCCCGGAAAAAGCCGATCGGTACGATCAAGGCAGAAGATCTGTCTATGCTGGAACTCGAAAAAACAGGGGAGGACGGGGCCTTTGTAAAAACTCTTAAACTGTATGAACCGCCGAAAAAAGAGGCCGGAATCAAGATCCAGGAAGAGACAGCGCAGGATTCAGCATTTAAAGCAGTTGCCATGATGGCGGATGCGAAAGTATTCTAA
- a CDS encoding FadR/GntR family transcriptional regulator — MQQTKAYEKVIEHIKKQIINHDLTIGEKLPPEREISEQLGVSRNSVREAIHMLEMMGFISSQQGAGNYVSCNFEKNLVESMSMMFILHKLDYGSITQLRFALEMQAFVLAVDNISKEEIQKIGEYILNLDRGKTEEECVIWDKKIHYAIAKASHNVLIIDILQALSDVLDTYITDMRREIFKDDNKEKLQQAHKEIAKCMIEKDLEGGRKAIEDHFDIINSTLERMKTR; from the coding sequence ATGCAGCAGACAAAAGCTTACGAAAAAGTGATTGAACATATTAAGAAACAGATCATCAATCATGATTTGACGATCGGTGAAAAATTACCTCCCGAGAGGGAAATCTCGGAACAGCTGGGCGTCAGCAGAAATTCTGTGCGTGAGGCGATCCATATGCTGGAGATGATGGGGTTTATATCCAGCCAGCAGGGAGCGGGAAATTATGTTTCCTGTAATTTTGAAAAAAACCTTGTAGAATCAATGTCCATGATGTTCATTCTGCACAAACTTGACTATGGCTCCATCACACAGCTGCGTTTCGCGCTGGAGATGCAGGCCTTTGTGCTTGCCGTGGACAACATCAGCAAAGAGGAGATTCAGAAGATTGGCGAGTATATACTGAATCTGGACCGGGGCAAAACTGAGGAAGAATGCGTGATCTGGGATAAAAAGATTCATTATGCGATAGCAAAGGCTTCCCACAATGTCCTGATTATAGATATTTTACAGGCATTATCCGATGTGCTGGATACTTATATCACAGATATGCGGAGAGAGATCTTCAAGGATGACAACAAGGAAAAGCTGCAGCAGGCACATAAAGAAATTGCAAAATGTATGATTGAAAAAGACCTGGAAGGCGGAAGAAAAGCAATCGAGGATCACTTTGACATCATCAACAGCACGCTGGAGCGCATGAAAACGAGATAA
- a CDS encoding electron transfer flavoprotein subunit alpha/FixB family protein, with protein sequence MNMTEYKDIVVYIETADKSPVKVGLEMLSPARKIAENTGGKVRAVLIGDGIRTAAQKAAESGADEVILIEDPQYESFHLDYFTNVMESVIKEEKPVAVLVGGTQDGKDLAPRLAARLKTGCVSDVMDLRTEDGKIVYTCPLYGGTVLQDVVMETSVPQIAVLRSGAFKKTEEAQKGTITEKKVPVTDEKVRLNIKDAVKEISEAVNLEEAEVIVSGGRGMGSKDNFALVKELADLLGGVVGATRPAIEDGWISRVHQVGQSGKIVAPKLYIACGISGATQHVSGIMNSDYIVAINKDEDAPIFEVANIGIVGNAVNVLPVMIEEIRKKKEAE encoded by the coding sequence ATGAATATGACAGAATATAAGGATATCGTGGTTTATATTGAGACTGCGGACAAAAGTCCGGTAAAGGTCGGTTTGGAAATGCTCTCTCCTGCCAGAAAAATCGCTGAAAACACGGGCGGGAAGGTCAGAGCAGTTCTGATCGGAGACGGAATTCGGACAGCCGCCCAAAAAGCTGCCGAATCCGGTGCCGATGAAGTGATCTTAATTGAAGACCCTCAATATGAAAGCTTTCATCTGGACTATTTTACCAACGTAATGGAATCAGTAATCAAAGAAGAGAAGCCTGTTGCAGTGCTGGTAGGAGGAACTCAGGACGGCAAGGATCTTGCTCCAAGACTGGCTGCCAGATTAAAGACTGGATGTGTTTCTGACGTCATGGATCTAAGGACAGAGGATGGAAAAATAGTCTATACCTGCCCGCTTTATGGAGGAACGGTACTTCAGGATGTGGTAATGGAAACATCCGTGCCGCAGATTGCGGTGCTGCGTTCCGGCGCCTTTAAAAAAACAGAAGAAGCCCAAAAAGGAACGATCACAGAGAAAAAAGTCCCGGTTACGGATGAAAAAGTCCGGCTGAATATAAAAGATGCAGTCAAAGAAATTTCTGAGGCTGTCAATTTGGAAGAGGCAGAAGTCATTGTCTCCGGCGGACGGGGAATGGGCAGCAAGGATAACTTTGCCCTGGTCAAAGAACTGGCTGATCTGCTCGGCGGAGTGGTTGGGGCCACAAGGCCGGCCATCGAAGACGGATGGATCTCCAGGGTACACCAGGTAGGGCAGTCAGGAAAAATCGTAGCGCCGAAGCTTTATATCGCGTGCGGTATTTCCGGCGCGACACAGCATGTCTCCGGAATCATGAATTCCGATTATATAGTAGCTATCAACAAAGATGAAGATGCGCCTATTTTTGAAGTGGCCAACATCGGCATCGTAGGAAATGCAGTAAACGTGCTTCCGGTTATGATCGAAGAGATCAGGAAGAAAAAGGAAGCAGAATAA
- a CDS encoding electron transfer flavoprotein subunit alpha produces MAKLEINQEKITDLSELMKICPFGAMEEKDGKLEINSACKMCRLCVKKGPEGAVTYVEDQKAEEIDKSLWNGIVVYVDHVDGKIHPVTYELIGKAKELARKISHPVYALFIGSDIKEESRELLHYGVDQVFLYDDPELSRFKIEPYTSVFEDFIQKQHPSAVLVGATTVGRQLAPRVAARMKTGLTADCTILEMNENTDLSQIRPAFGGNIMAHITTPNHRPQMATVRYKVMNAPERMEEEQGEIVECSIEKGKLKTNVEVLDIVLKEKEKFIESADVLVVAGRGVKKEEDLLMLEELADLLGGQVACTRPVAENGWLDAKRQVGLSGRTVRPKLIITCGVSGAIQFVAGMDHSDQIIAINKDEKASIFKVAHYGLVGDLYEVIPQFIEKIKESQGA; encoded by the coding sequence ATGGCAAAGTTAGAAATCAATCAGGAAAAAATAACAGATCTCAGTGAACTGATGAAAATTTGTCCGTTTGGGGCAATGGAAGAAAAAGACGGAAAACTGGAGATCAATTCGGCCTGTAAGATGTGCAGACTGTGTGTAAAGAAGGGACCGGAAGGAGCCGTCACTTATGTGGAAGACCAGAAGGCAGAGGAGATTGATAAATCCTTATGGAATGGAATCGTAGTATATGTTGACCATGTGGACGGCAAAATACATCCGGTGACTTATGAACTGATCGGAAAGGCAAAAGAACTGGCCAGAAAGATTTCTCATCCTGTGTACGCATTGTTCATTGGAAGCGATATTAAAGAAGAGAGCAGAGAACTGCTGCATTATGGAGTCGATCAGGTATTTCTGTATGATGACCCGGAGCTGAGCCGTTTTAAAATAGAACCGTATACGTCAGTCTTTGAAGACTTTATACAAAAACAACATCCATCCGCTGTCTTAGTAGGTGCAACAACGGTCGGAAGACAGCTGGCCCCAAGAGTAGCAGCCAGAATGAAAACCGGGCTTACAGCGGACTGTACGATCCTTGAGATGAATGAAAATACAGACCTGTCCCAGATACGGCCTGCCTTCGGCGGAAATATTATGGCACATATCACAACACCCAATCACCGTCCCCAGATGGCAACCGTCCGCTATAAAGTGATGAATGCTCCGGAACGGATGGAGGAAGAACAGGGTGAAATTGTAGAATGTTCCATTGAAAAGGGCAAACTCAAGACAAATGTTGAAGTTCTTGATATTGTGCTGAAAGAAAAGGAAAAGTTCATAGAATCTGCCGATGTACTTGTGGTTGCGGGACGCGGTGTTAAAAAAGAAGAGGATCTTTTGATGCTGGAAGAATTGGCAGACCTTCTTGGCGGGCAGGTGGCATGTACAAGGCCTGTGGCAGAGAACGGCTGGCTGGACGCAAAACGGCAGGTAGGCTTAAGCGGCCGTACCGTCCGGCCGAAACTGATCATCACCTGCGGGGTATCCGGCGCTATTCAGTTTGTTGCCGGCATGGATCATTCAGACCAGATCATTGCCATTAATAAGGATGAGAAAGCTTCTATTTTCAAGGTAGCCCATTACGGTCTGGTGGGAGATTTATATGAGGTCATTCCTCAGTTCATTGAAAAAATTAAAGAGAGTCAGGGGGCATAG
- a CDS encoding FAD-binding oxidoreductase, which produces MGYKRLDEKDLRYIKQVIGDDERILFGENINEEYSHDELSGTQSYPDVVVKAANAEEISKIMSYAYEHTIPVTPRGAGTGLVGSSVAIEHGIMMDTSLMNQILELDEENLTVTVEPGVLLMELSAFVEDHDFFYPPDPGEKSATIGGNISTNAGGMRAVKYGVTRDYVRGLEVVLPNGKIVEFGGKIVKNSSGYAMKDLMVGSEGTLGIITKAVLKLLPLPKKAISLLIPFKNLNSAIQTVPEIIKSKAIPTAIEFMQREVIEDAEEYLGKKFPDHQADAYLLLKFDGNSAEEIEADYDKVAKLCLSQGALDVLISDTEERDESIWKARGAFLEAIKGSTTYMDEVDVVVPRNKISEMVEYMHNLHSEVDIRIKSFGHAGDGNLHAYILKDDLTEEQWQERMTLAMDKIYRKANELSGQVSGEHGIGYAKKPYLNESLEEETMNIMRGIKAAFDPKNILNPHKVCQV; this is translated from the coding sequence ATGGGATATAAAAGATTAGATGAAAAAGATCTTAGATACATAAAGCAGGTAATCGGTGATGACGAACGTATTTTATTCGGAGAAAATATAAATGAAGAATACAGCCATGATGAGCTGAGCGGTACCCAGAGCTATCCTGACGTCGTAGTGAAGGCAGCAAATGCAGAAGAGATTTCAAAGATCATGTCCTATGCATATGAACACACGATTCCGGTCACTCCAAGGGGAGCGGGCACAGGGCTTGTGGGATCTTCTGTGGCAATAGAACACGGGATTATGATGGATACCAGCCTGATGAATCAGATCCTTGAACTGGACGAAGAAAATCTGACGGTAACCGTGGAGCCTGGAGTGCTCCTGATGGAGCTGTCAGCATTTGTGGAGGACCATGACTTTTTCTATCCGCCGGACCCGGGTGAGAAATCTGCAACGATAGGAGGAAATATCAGTACAAACGCCGGTGGAATGCGGGCAGTAAAATATGGAGTTACGAGAGATTATGTCCGGGGACTGGAAGTGGTTCTGCCCAACGGAAAGATTGTAGAATTCGGAGGGAAAATCGTAAAGAACAGTTCCGGTTATGCGATGAAGGATCTGATGGTAGGGTCTGAGGGAACACTGGGAATTATCACGAAAGCAGTTCTTAAACTGCTTCCGCTTCCGAAAAAAGCGATCAGTCTTCTGATACCGTTTAAAAATCTCAACTCGGCGATACAGACGGTGCCGGAAATCATCAAGTCCAAAGCGATTCCTACCGCAATCGAATTCATGCAGAGAGAGGTTATTGAAGATGCTGAAGAATATCTGGGCAAAAAGTTCCCGGACCATCAGGCAGACGCATACCTTCTTCTGAAATTCGACGGAAATTCGGCCGAGGAGATCGAAGCGGACTACGATAAAGTCGCAAAACTCTGTTTGAGTCAGGGCGCGCTGGATGTGCTGATCTCTGATACAGAAGAGCGGGACGAATCCATCTGGAAAGCCAGAGGTGCATTTCTGGAAGCGATCAAAGGATCTACCACCTATATGGATGAGGTGGATGTTGTCGTTCCAAGAAATAAGATCAGTGAGATGGTGGAGTATATGCACAATCTTCACAGCGAAGTGGATATCAGGATCAAGAGCTTTGGCCATGCGGGGGACGGAAATCTCCATGCTTATATTTTGAAGGACGATCTGACTGAGGAACAATGGCAGGAGCGGATGACACTGGCCATGGATAAAATATACCGGAAAGCGAATGAATTAAGCGGTCAGGTGTCCGGGGAACACGGCATAGGATATGCCAAGAAGCCATATCTTAATGAGTCTTTAGAAGAAGAAACAATGAATATCATGAGGGGGATCAAAGCAGCCTTCGACCCGAAAAATATTCTGAATCCTCACAAAGTATGCCAGGTATAA